In the genome of Candidatus Aminicenantes bacterium, the window ATAAGGGGATCCATGACGGCACCCCGGCCGATCATGACGCCGTCAACCTGTTCGAGGCGCATGCGCGCGTCCGACTCGGTCATGACATCGCCGTTTCCCACCAGGGGCACACGGGCGATGAGTCGCAGGGAGTCGGCGTGGCTCCAGTCGGCGGGAACCCGGTAACGATGGCATTGTAAGCGGAAATGCACGATAACGGCGTCCGCGCCTCCACCTTGAACCGCTTCCAGGAAATCTACCGCGTTGACCCGGTCGAACCCCAGCCGCATCTTCACGGTAAGCGGAAGATCAGGCGCGGCGCGGCGCATCGCGGAAACGATTTTTGCCGCCTTGACCGGGTCCTTCATCAATGCGGCGCCCGCGCCTTTGCGGATCACCTTGCCGGCCGGACAGCCCATGTTGATGTCAATGCCGTCGAAATCGGTTTCTTGCGCCACCATGGCGGCGGCTTCCGCCATGGATTGGAAAGACTCGCCGAACAACTGCATGAAAACCGGCGTGGTTTCACCAGGACCACGGATCATCCCCATGGTCCTCTGGTTTCGCCGCAACAGCCCCTCGGCGGAAATCATCTCCGTAATCAAGAGGCCCACGCCGCCCAGTTCCGCGACCAGACCGCGGAAAGCCACGTCGGTCAAGGACGCCATGGGAGCCATGATATAGGGGCTGGAAAGAGAGAGGGAACCGATGCGTA includes:
- a CDS encoding tRNA-dihydrouridine synthase, producing the protein MTLRIGSLSLSSPYIMAPMASLTDVAFRGLVAELGGVGLLITEMISAEGLLRRNQRTMGMIRGPGETTPVFMQLFGESFQSMAEAAAMVAQETDFDGIDINMGCPAGKVIRKGAGAALMKDPVKAAKIVSAMRRAAPDLPLTVKMRLGFDRVNAVDFLEAVQGGGADAVIVHFRLQCHRYRVPADWSHADSLRLIARVPLVGNGDVMTESDARMRLEQVDGVMIGRGAVMDPLIFHRLAGGNGCDGLEARVIPRLLELIETHYPEPMRLARLKALTRFLVSGRHMSRRYRQAIYTATTYAEGARNLLVLADRIINGHGAAQA